The genomic window GTGCCCACATCCACGGCCGGGCTCAGCTCTGGCTGCCACGGCAACAGGTCCTGCTGCCCGGAGTGGACATTCTGATCCCAGCCAGGGCCCGCTTACCCCAGCCCCATTGCACTGCCACTCCTTTGGGATCACGAGTTTTCCCCTTGGAACCATGAGGCACTGGACCAGCTGGCTGTCTAGACTCTAGTGTCTATGTCTGGCCTCCGATTTGCCTTGGGTTGGCTCAGCGCTGCTGACATGGGctcctctttcctccccacctGATGGCTGgggctcctccagccccaccttCGGTGCTTGGAGAAGATGCAACAGACCCTCTCTTGTCCTGAGCACAAAGAGCCTTTGTTAGCAGAGCCTGTTTTCAGCTTTTCTAGGGCTCTGTTCACCTTGCTCTTCCCAAGCCAGGATACTGACAGTCTTGCAAAGGAGCTCGCACCCATGAGCTGTGCCCCACTCTCTGCTCCTTCATTATGGGCAGAGCCAGGAGATTTGGGGAAGAGAATGTGCTCTCAGAACTGCTGCCTAGATCTCAAAGCCATCTTCAGGGTCAGAGGTGGTGGGAGAGCTCTTTCTCAGAAACTAGTTCAGAGGCCCACTAGTTCCTTAGCGAACCCTTACTTTGCCCTACACCCTCTTGATTATTTTCATGTTAGGTCAAGGGCAAACTTATGTTGAATAGTGCCTGGACTCCAGACtggatttgttctgtttttgcaCGGAGGCAGCACTTGAACCCAGCTCCTCTTTTTTGCTGAGTGCtttctctgaatttctcttttttcctgtcaAATGGGATAACAGCTATGTCCCAGGTTAGAGCAAAGATGACATGAGATTCTATACAGAAAACTGGGAGCCCCATAACCTACATTCTTAATAAATAGTAATTCTCCCCTCCTGGGCATGCTCTATTCCCATATTCCCTCCAGCCAAACCCAGTGCCCCTGTGGAGAGGTAACTATTGGGAGCAAAGCACTAGAACTAATTTATGGTTGGGGGTGATAACCGATAGTCCCTTCTTGTGGGATCCCTCAAGGGTGTTGCATTTTAAGAGCAGGGGAGTGGCTGTACCTTCTGACCAAAGCAATAGGTTTTGCTGTagtaagttttgtttgtttttaaagatgttatttattcatgagagacacagagaggcagagacacaggcagaggaagaagtaggctccatgcagggagcctgatgtgggactccatctcaggaccctgggaccctgggaccccacCCTGAGTGAAAGCcggacgctcaacctctgagccacccaggtgtcccatcttaGTGGGGTTTTGGTTGCATCTGATGTTTGACCCAGATCCATGTCCAGAACCTTCctgaatttctgttttattttgtttttgtttttttttttccacaaggaCCGAGGAGGCAGAGGGCATTCTGGATCCTCAGGAGTCGGACAAGTTAAACTTTAATGAGAAGTGCATTCGGAGCCCACTACTTACCCAACTCTGGCTGACAGCAGTTCTCGGGTCCCTCTCAGGTTAGGAGCTGTTAGAGCCTAGCACCAGTTGGGACAACTGGGCtgttggctggctggctggggttTGCTGCTGGGGTCACACTGGGAACCAGAGCATCTGGCATGGTAGCTTAAGCAATGAGTGATGCTAGATGTGGGCTTGTCAATGAGGCCAAGGTTCTGGACAGGCTTGGGGTGGCTGGGTCAGATCCTTCTCATTTCCAGACCAACCTGCTCTGTTGGGTCTAAGAAAAATCTGGTTCCCGTAAGTCACATCTCTGTGAGTCACAGCTTAGTATTATATCTTGGAAACCTAGTTTCTCTTTAAGAAGATATAATTGATGGCCAACTGGAGAGTATCTGGAGCGAGAATTGAGCTGCTTGGATTTGCCTCACTTACTTAACATTGACTCAGGCGACTCTAGTGTCTAGAGATTTACCTCTGGACTGGCATCCAGTCTAGTGCTGCACGCTAAGGCCACAGAGGTGAATGGGACACGGTCTTTGCCCTGCAGGAATTCCCACTTAGTGCAGAAGTTCTCCAAGCCAGATCCCCCAAGCTAGGTGGAAGCTTCTGTCTTCCTAGTTGTGACGCTTTTGCACAATTCACAGAGAGGTTAATGGATTGAAGTTTTCCTCAATTTTAACTCTCCTCCCTTGCGTGTTAGCCTTAAATTTTTAGTACAAGCTATAGCTTGTCTGCTCTAGATTCTATTATCGGAGAGTGCCAGCAGTCCCGTTTAGTTCCTTGTTGGAAAGGATGCATCTGATGCTTCCTAGCTCCCAGGGACCATGCTCCTAGGACATATCTGATCTGGAGGCCACAGATAGGCCCAACTGGAGTACACTCTGATCAGTGCTGGATGCTGGATCTTCATTTTGCCCCGCCACCAACTaggtgtgtgactttgggcaacttGCTTGTCCTCTCTGGGCCTTATTTCTAGATGGGGGTCTTGGACTAATGATAACTATTGTTACCATGACCACAATTTATCGAGCGTTTTAATGATAGGCACTTGATATGTATCATCTCATTTGGTCCTCATGTTCGCCCTATAAGCCCTGTtagtccccattttacagatgaggataccGAGGCTCAGAGACACTAAGTggcttgtctgaggtcacactgCCAGTGAGTGGGGAGGAAGCCCTTTGCTGCTGAACAGGACCAGGTTAGGGCTGAGGGTGGGCCGTTGGGCAACTCTGAGAATTCCTTCTGGCAGGCATGGAGGACGTGCGTATTGACGAGAGGACTGTCAGCCCCTTGCTGCAGCTGTCAGATGATCGAAGGACCCTGACCTTCAATGCCAAGAAGTCCAAGGCCTGTGCCGATGTCCCCGAGCGCTTTGACCACTGGCCCAATGCCCTCGCTGCCACCTCTTTCCAGGCTGGGCTGCACACCTGGCTGGTGCACGTCCAGAACAGTTGTGCCTATAAAGTGGGCGTGGCCCTGGGCCAGCTGCCCCGCAAGGGCTCTGGCAGCGACTCCCGGCTGGGCCACAACACCTTCTCGTGGGTCTTCTCCCGCTATGACCAGGAGTTCTGTTTCTCGCACGACGGGCAGCACGAGCCGCTGGGGCTGCTGCGTTGCCCCTCGCAGCTGGGCGTGCTCCTGGACTTGCAGGCGCAGGAGCTGCTCTTCTACGAGCCCGCCTCGGGCACGGTGCTCCACACCCACCACGCGCCCTTCCCGGGGCCCCTCTTCCCCGTCTTCGCCGTGGCCGACCAGACCATTTCCATCGTCCGCTGACCTGGGGCCACAGGGAGCCCGGGGCTACCCCCCGCGCCTCCAGGCCACGTTCCTCTCCAGCGTCTTTTCCCCCAAATGTTGCCTCTGCCCAGTGGGCAGCTTTTAGGAAGGGTGGGGACCCGCTTTGGGCCTGCGTCCGGGCTCGGCGTCCGTGGGGAGCCTGCcgctccctgggcctcagcctccCAAACCCGCCGCGCATCTGCCCCTCTGAGGGTGTCTTGTTTACCAGTCACGGCTGGCATCCAGCGCGGTGCCTGGTGCCTACTGATTGTGCAATAAATATTTCGCAAGCGCGTGGATGGATGGAAGGGTGCCCGGGTGTGTGTGGGAGGCTCTTCTCGAGAACCTTAAAGGGATTCAGGAGTCCTGCTAGGCCGCTGTTGGCCACAGGACTCTGGCCTAGGGGGCTCGGAAGACTGAGGGCATCCTGTCCACAGGGAACCGGACTGCAACACCTGCCTCGGGGTGGGTGGCTGGGCTCAGCTGTGCACCCCTCCGTGGGAACAGGGACAACCCCCCCCACCTGCAACTCGTGGCCCCCCTGACATATTGTGGGGACCCGGAGGGAGGGCTTCAAGCCCGAGAGGACAGAGGCAGTAAGAGGGTCAGGTTTGGGGAACAGGTATGTTATTAAAGGTTTTCAAAGACTGAGAAGTTTCTTCCATGTTCTTTGTGGCTAATTGGGCAAATCTCCCCAAGTGCCAGCTCACGTCTGAAGAGGTGCCCTTGCTAGGACGTAGAGGCCTTCCTCACCCCCCTCAGCATGCCGAGCTCAGCACACACAGCTAAGAGAGCCCTGCCTGCTGGAACCAAGGACAATCCCTTCCTGCTCCAGGTCCCATCAGAACAGTGGTCCTCCCATTTCTGTTATTTAGGAACACAGTTCAAAGGCAATCTTACCTATAACCTCAGGCCCCGGGCTCAAAGATGGTGGCCAAAGCCGTCCCCACTCATATGCTTATTTACTTGAAACACCGGgttggggacgcctgagtggctcagcggttgagcgtctgccttcggctcagggtgtgatcctggggtccggggatcgagtcctgcaccagacttcctgcagggagcctgcttctccctctgcctgtgtctctgcctctctctgtgtgactctcgtgaataaataaaatctatttttaaaaaaactaagaaaaagaaacactgggTTGATCAAATCCAGTCCACAGATCGAATGGCAGCCTTTTTGGTTGAGGTGACTTCTAGGGCCTTTTGCAGCTCTGAGACCACAGCTCACAGCCCAAATCCTCACTGTCTGATACTCGGGAATTAATGTCATAATATCACCCGGCCTTGGCACCAAGCCCAAGGAAGACAGACCGGGGAGAGGCTTGGCCAAGGTGAGAAGAGCCTCCCTCGCCTCATATGGGCACCATCTCTGCCCAGAAACCTGAATCAAAGCCAACCTTTTCTACATGGCACCTGaagcaccccctcccctccccacgccATGCTCCCCAACTCCCAGTCCAACTCCCACTCTTTAACTCCCATGGCAGCCCTCAGTCCATAGTTCATGGGCCTCTTGCCAGGAATGCATGTCTTATTCCTCTACCCACCTAAATGTCACCACAGTTCAGGGCCACTCCAGAGCCATCCGTGACTGTTGACACCAGAACCGAACACCCATCTATGTGCTTTTTGCCGGAGGAATCCATCCCCTATGCCTGGCAGTGGGCAAGGAATCAAAATGTCTGGTAAATACCAAGCAGGTGTGAGAAGAcaggagtgggaaggaggagaggcagggagggacgtggatttttttttttttttttaagatttatttattcagaagacacaggcagacacaggcagtgggagaagtaggctccatgcagggagcccgatgcgggactcgatcccaggaccctgggatcacgccctgagccgaagtcagctgctcatcccctgagccacccaggcatcctgggacatggaatttttaaaaacccaggcTACTTCACTCTCCAGTGATTCCCACCACGTTTGTTACCCTCCTGCCACCGCAAGCTCTGGTCCCTGTGCTACCTCCATGCTAACACCTCTGACCGGGGTGCCTTTCAAAACTGGCCTCCTTTTAGAACACCTCCCTTGTTTTCCCAGGATCACCACTGCACTATGTCCCAAGGGACACAGCTCTCTCCCTGCCACTTCGTGGTCAAGCcaaaggctttggagtcaggcaaCCTCAATAGGAACCCTGGCTCTCTCATGTACTAGCTGTGACCTCAGTCAGGCTGCTTAACTTCTTAGTCTCTCATTGGTAAAGTGGCGGTCCCACTACCTCCGCCCATTAGGTAGCTTTGAGGGTTATATGGGCATACGAGGGACTAAGGCATGGCAAGCATGAATGCACAGTTCCTTCTCATGATGTAATTATGGTGCTCCTTGCCTAAAATCCTGTTTATACTGTATAGTCCTAGAGGACATGTCCCTACAGCACAGCTTAGCACCCTAATTTTCCAAACTAAGCTCATCCGATCTCCTGCTTCCCAGAGAGAGTTGAGAGGCTTCAGAGCCTGACTGAGGGGCTCTACAACCTGTTTCAACCCTAGCAGTTTCTTGCTTTTGCTGTTTTGCATGTTGGGGTTCCAGTAAGATCTCCAACAAAAGGGCCCTGTGCTAAAACAAAGTTTGAAGtcgggtcatctgggtggctcagctggttaagcgtctgtctgccttcagctcaagccatgatcctGGTTTCCTGGGTTAgggccctgagtcaggctccctgctcagcaggcagttggcttctccctctcccctggctcatgctcgctctctcacactgtctcaaataaataaaatcttcaaaaaaaagtaataaagtttgAAAGTGCCTGGGTTTGAAGCTAGTTGGGCCCTCAGTGATTCTTGTAGGTGAGGGGGGTGGGAAAGACACAGGTGTGAACAAACCACCTCAGAGACATGGCACAAGTCTCAAAGCCCTGCTTTTTACTGTTTTATAGTCACAATGCATTTGGACGCTGCAGAGAGAGGGGGCAAAGGCCAGATCTCAGGAAGGAAGGGGCTCTCTTATCTCCAGCATTTGCTGGGGCCCTTCCCTCATCAGACTCAAAGTTCCAGAGCTGAGCCCTCTAGGCGGTCAAGGGCAGGCAGGAGATGGGACAGTGAGGGGAGGAGGTGTTCTTGGGGTACAGAACACTTGACTGCAGAGTCCAAAGGCTCTGGGCCAAACACCAGGAAGCTGTGCATACCTACACCCTGTGCCCCCTTATAATCACAGAGATAACTGTCCCCAATATGGGCTGCTCCTGCCGGTTCCACTTGAGCAAGCCGCAAGGCCTCATGGAAAATACGGGGGTCAGGCTTGGGCCAGCCAGCAGCCTCAGAGGTCAGAACAAAGTCAAAGTGTTCCCGCAGACCAAGACCCGTCAGGATGTCCTCTAGTCGCCGGTCGAAATTAGAGACCACTGCCAGCCTCAGACCTCGCTTCCGGCACCCTCTCAGGGTGGCCGCGGCCCCCTCCAACACCTGCCATGTGCAGGGCTTACTGAAGTCTTCATACAGCTGGTCAGCGATGGGGGCCACAGCCTGGGCATCTCGAACACCCGCTAGGTAGAAGGTCTGTAAGACCACATCCAGCCACCACCGGCGGGAGGTGAGGCCTTGGCTCAGGCCGTAGTTCGGGAAGCTGTGGCTCTGAGTCCTGTATGCCTGCCTGAAGGCTTGTCCCAGAGTGGCGGCCTCCACCTCCAGCCCGTGGGCCCGAGCCTTGGCGGCATATTCCTCTCCCACGGGGTGGCGGAGCCTGAGCAGTGTGTCTTTCACGTCCCACGTCAGCAGTCGTATTGGTAGCCAACGCCCCATAGGCCTATAGGATGGAGGCAAGTCCACCCCAAGTCTGCCGGAGGTTAAAGAGAAACTGAGCTGGACAAGACCCCCTCCACAACCTGAAGGTCTTCTCTTTCCAGGCCTCGTGGGTCACAGCAGAAGATCCTGGAACGAGACGGCAGTGAGGTTGAAGTTTAGGCCTTGGACTCAAAGATAGATTAGGTTTAAAATCTGGCACTGCCCACTTACTACTTACTACTGTGTGACCCTCGGAGTGAAACTCTCTGAATCTCTGTCTCCTAATGGAAGAGGAGCACAGCGTCCCAACCTCACAAGATTGTTACAGCAAATGAGATCatccattcattccacaaattaCTGGGCCCCTCCTGTGTGCTAGATGCTAGGGAATAGGAAAGATTTCCAGCCCTCCTGGCATTTACAGGCATTAAAAAAGAGGAGACACAGATATTAGACAAAGAACTATACAAACACTGAAGTATAACAAAGTCAGCATGTACCATAAGGATATAAACCCAGGAATCCCATCTAATTTGTGCTGAACTTCCTAAGTAAGTCAAGTTTCAGTGGGGATCTGAAGAATGACTATGTGGGAAATGGTGGTGGTTAGATGTTGTTGGCActggaaacagcaagtgcaatGGCCCAGAGGTAGGTCAATGGCAAGTTGGCTGCTTTGGGTAAACCAGGGCCCTGTAGGTCAAGGTAAGGAAACAATTATGATGGCTATTACTATTGTTAGCAATGCCAAAGACACAGGGTCCTTGCAGGCCACGTCACAGACCTCTGGTTCATCAGGGAAGACGGAGCCAGGGGGTGCAGATACCTGCCTAAGGTGAGTCAGTGGCACAGCCAGCACCAGAACCCAAACTTCCAGACTGGTCAGTGCTCCCTTCCACTGCATCATGCTCAGGCGAATTTGGACTTTAAAACCATCTAATTTCGGTGAATTGGAACAGCacagggccaaaggcagacagagcgGCCAGGTCCTGTCTCTAAGTCTCTCTGAGCCCCATTTTCATCTTTACTGGAGGTAACAAGGTCTGCCTAGGTGCAGAGCCAATGAAAGGACTGCTACTGACTCAATGCACAGGAAACAAGTCCTGAGCCTGTTGTCCAGCTTCTTGCCCCCCACGGTTGATTCCAGACTATCCAAGGCTGTCTAGCTGAAACCCAGAGTGCAGAGGACAGCCAAGGTGTTGCTGAGAAGTGGCTGGTGAATCTGGGGGCAAGCCGCAGGGGAAGCCTGTCAAGGAGCCATCCAAAGACCCTCCCCCCTTCCTGGTGGGCAGAGCGAGGCCCAGTGAGGGGCGGGAACTCGCCCAAAGCCACGCAAGGGAGTCAACTGCCTGGCACAGCTAAAATACAGCAGGGAGCTCTGGCTCCCGACCCACAGCGATCTCCATGTCTGGAAGCCTGGGCTGAGGCCTCTGGGCTGCAGGCCGGAATTTCTCGGGCCGCCTCCTCACCTGCAGGGCTAGATATGGCGACAAGGTCCAGGTAGCCGGCGTTAGAGCGAAACCTGTGCAGCTGCCGTCTGCAGCGTCACGTGGCTGTGGGCGTCACGTGGCTGTGGCCGGCCTCCGGGGGCCCCTTCCCAGCTCCAGGGGGCTCCGACCGCCCGGCGCCGACCCCTGGGTCCGGACCCAGCTGACCTGCAGCCCAGCGGCTCAGAGGAAGCCGCGGGAGCCGCACACCCGCTCCGGAGAGGCGCGCAGGCGCTCAGCCGCCCGCGGAGCCGGCGCCCCGCCCTCAccctcgccccgcccctcccggggccccgcccctcccgggggCCACGCCCTCCCCTAGCCACGCCCCtctgcgccccgcccccaccatagccccgcccctccccggagCCTCGCCCTCATCCTAGCCCCGCTCCCGGCACCccgcccctccctgagccccgcCCCCATCATAGTCCCGCCCCTCCCGCTCCCCGCCCTCCCCTAGCCACGCCCCATCTGCGCCCCGCCCCCATCctagccccgcccctccccgagcCCCGCCCTCATCCGAGCCCCGCCCCTGACCCCCCGCCCTCGGGTCTCCCCCACCCGCAGCTCCCCTGCGCGGAGTCCTCTCCGTTCCCGCCTGCCGcgccctctcctccctccccgcgGCGCCCTAGGTCACCCGCCTTCCCGGCCCTTTCCGCCTCCCTCTCGGCCCGTTCGTGAACCCCACACCCGCACCCTCACCCTGGGTCACCTTGCACGCTCTCCTCGAgctcctcccactgccctccctccccctctcctccccaggcccctccgCCTTGCTCGGATCCGCACACCCCCAGGAGGTCCCCAGGCTGAGTTGAGAAGAGGGGGACCTGGGTCCCGGCCTGGCCTGCTGGGTGCCGTGTGCCCTGGGGCAAGGCCTGCCCCCCTCTGGTTTGGCCTCCAGCCAGTCGGCTCTAGGAATGGCTTTCCTTTGGAAACTTGTCTAATCCAAGACATTTTGCTGAGTAGAGTTCTCGGCAGTAACCtagctgggttttttgttttcttctgatatAAAAGTAATCAccccaaaaatgtttaaaaatacaaagtgtaCAAAGTAAAAGGCGAAAGCCTGATCTCACTGCTCACTGAGGGGCAGACACAGGGCAAGTAAATACACAAGATTTCAGATAGTGATGAGCGCTAGAAAGGCAGGCAAAGGGCGGCGGCGTGAGCGGCGCGGGGTGGGGGTTCCGAAGGGCGGCCAGGTGAAGATTAAGGGGCGTGTCCTGCAGGTGAGCCCCCGGCCCCAGCAAAGGTGcgcggtgggggggtggggtgggaaccAAGGGCAAAGCCCCGCCGAGGACCTTCGGCCCCCCAGTCGCTGCCCAGGGCTTGCTGCAACGGCACTTGTGCTCGTTATGCTCTCATTTTCCTGGGACCAtcacaaatatgcatatattttctttcttccttctccccctccccgcccccttctttttaaacaaaacctCCTCCTGTAGTCTTAAAACCGGCCTGTTCATTTCATTCAGGGCCCCCTCATCCTCGTGGGGCCCAGTCCTGGGAGAAAATACCAAGGGCAGAGTCACAGAGCTTAGGCCATCAAGGGAGAGCTTGACTCCAAAACTCATTGTCACAAGCGGATTCCTACAAGTGGGAGTGGAAAGGGTGAGTGGGAGGTCAGAGGTCCAGCTGCATTTCACAGAAGCCCAGAAGGGTTGACTTTGTTCCAGGTTCCAGGGTCGCCTGAAAGCCATCTCCTTAGGTTCTGGTCCCATCTCCGTCACCTGACTCTGTGAACCCTTCATTGAATTCTCTTCTTTGCTGGGCCTCAGTCTCCAATATCCAAAATGGGGGGATTGGACAAAATAACTTTCAACTGAGGTCCAGATCAGCTTGTAAATCAATTTCCAAGGTAATTAACTTTGTCCATGGAACCTCAGTTCCTCCATATATAAATAGAGCATGCTTACTTCAAGATGAAATGACAGCACATGAAAAAGCTCTTTGAGAagtagatgacttttttttttaattcatttattcatgagagacacacagagagagagagaggcagagacacaggcagagggagaagcaggctccatgcagggagccc from Canis lupus familiaris isolate Mischka breed German Shepherd chromosome 11, alternate assembly UU_Cfam_GSD_1.0, whole genome shotgun sequence includes these protein-coding regions:
- the BSPRY gene encoding B box and SPRY domain-containing protein — its product is MSAGSAGPGPLCPEHGQALGWFCCSERRPVCAGCAGLGGRCRGHRIRRAEERAEELRNKIVDQCERLQLQSASITKYVAEVLPGKNQRAVSTASAARELVIQRLGVVRSLCESEEQRLLEQVHGEEERAHQSILTQRVHWTEALQKLDTIRTSLVDMLTHLDDLQLIQKEQEIFERTEEAEGILDPQESDKLNFNEKCIRSPLLTQLWLTAVLGSLSGMEDVRIDERTVSPLLQLSDDRRTLTFNAKKSKACADVPERFDHWPNALAATSFQAGLHTWLVHVQNSCAYKVGVALGQLPRKGSGSDSRLGHNTFSWVFSRYDQEFCFSHDGQHEPLGLLRCPSQLGVLLDLQAQELLFYEPASGTVLHTHHAPFPGPLFPVFAVADQTISIVR
- the HDHD3 gene encoding haloacid dehalogenase-like hydrolase domain-containing protein 3, producing MGRWLPIRLLTWDVKDTLLRLRHPVGEEYAAKARAHGLEVEAATLGQAFRQAYRTQSHSFPNYGLSQGLTSRRWWLDVVLQTFYLAGVRDAQAVAPIADQLYEDFSKPCTWQVLEGAAATLRGCRKRGLRLAVVSNFDRRLEDILTGLGLREHFDFVLTSEAAGWPKPDPRIFHEALRLAQVEPAGAAHIGDSYLCDYKGAQGVGMHSFLVFGPEPLDSAVKCSVPQEHLLPSLSHLLPALDRLEGSALEL